ATTTTATCTTCTGTTTTGATGTTAATTTTATTATTATAAAAACTAAGGGATAAGAAATTATAAATACTTCCTGTATAAAGAGGTGTTTCTATATTTATTGTAGTGTTGTTTTCTTCTGTTTTGGTATTTTTTTCTTGAGGAACGGTAACTGAAACATCAAGTATAGGAGTGGCATTTGGTGTTTTTGTTTTGATAAAAGAATAAGTATCATGCCAATTGATATTTTTGTTGATATCCATGGAGATTTGTTCTTCAGTTCCATCAAGGTTAATATAAGTAATTGTGATATTTTTTAAAATTCTTGCTTGAGAATTAAAGTTAAAATCCTGTCTTTGAAAAGGACTTGTATTGACAAATTCTGTATTTGTTTTATCAGTGTTATTGTCAAAAGGATTGTCTTTAGCATAAACAAACATAGATAAAAATAAAAGCATATAAAAACTAATTTTCATATGTATTAACTCCTTTAAGTCTTAAAAGTTGCAAGTATTCTTTTTGAGCTTGTGCATTTTTTGCTTTTAAGGTATCAATGCTTTTTTCTAAATTTTTTTGTTCTTGTTTTAAGCTTAATAAAACATCTAAAGATGATTTTCCAAAAAACATATTACCAAAATACATCGCAACTATAATAGCTAAAAAAGATAATGCAATGGTTTTTATAAAATGACGATGAGCTTCCTTTTTTTTAGCATGCTCATCGTATTCTTTTAATAAATCGCTCAGAGTTTTTCTCCTAAATACTCATCATTATCAAGTTCAATTTCTAACAAACGATTATATTTAGCAGTGCGTTCACCTCTTGCTAGAGCTCCAGTTTTGATTTGTCCTGTATTTAGCGCTACTGCAAAATCAGCTATAAAAGCATCTTCGCTTTCACCACTTCTATGACTCATAATACATTTATAATTATTTCTTTGAGCTAATCTAACCGTTCTCATAGTTTGAGTGATGGTTCCAATTTGATTTGGCTTAATTAAAACAGCATTTGCCATTTTTTTCATAATACCTTCTCTTAAAATATCTTCATTTGTAACAAACAAATCATCGCCCACAAGTTGAATTTTATTGCCAAGTTTTTGTGTGAGTTTAATCCAGCCTTCATAATCATCTTCAGCTAAACCATCTTCTATGCTAAAAATAGGATATTTAGCACATAATTCTTCATAACGCGCGATTAAATCTTCACTTGAAAAAACTTTGCCTTCTAAATGATATTTTCCATCTTTATAAAGCTCGCTACTTGCTACATCTAGTGCTAGTTTGATTTTATTTTCATAACCTGCTTTTTTAATACAAGTCATTAAAAGATCAAGTGGTTCTGTG
The genomic region above belongs to Campylobacter peloridis LMG 23910 and contains:
- a CDS encoding AMIN domain-containing protein, whose amino-acid sequence is MKISFYMLLFLSMFVYAKDNPFDNNTDKTNTEFVNTSPFQRQDFNFNSQARILKNITITYINLDGTEEQISMDINKNINWHDTYSFIKTKTPNATPILDVSVTVPQEKNTKTEENNTTINIETPLYTGSIYNFLSLSFYNNKINIKTEDKMLRNLSIGDPTKIIIDFAKKQNFNTKTLQVNTAHVKKVVFGSHKGYYRLVIYLDGKYDYQYSKNENLHTFNFR